One part of the Clostridium thermosuccinogenes genome encodes these proteins:
- a CDS encoding ABC transporter permease, producing MPVALSIRKEKARKRSVLIKKYKPLYAILSVILVYFIIFRYIPIIMGVILSLQDFKLGNTLLSAKFVGLDNFTRVFTDPDILKIIRNTILLSIYKLIWGFFPPIILAIMIFDIVSVTYKRVCQTIVYIPHFFSWVIVYGIAYAFFSNSGFINSLLSILGMKHIDFLTNSRYFRSLLVGTSIWKNVGWGTILYFAALTGVNPELYEACKIDGAGPIRRITTVTLPAILPVIVFNLIISLGNILNNDFEQVLLFYNGAVYDVGDIIDTWVYRIGIGQMQYSIGAAVGLMKSFVGFILIVGSNKLSRRLTERSLW from the coding sequence ATGCCTGTTGCATTGAGCATCAGAAAGGAAAAGGCTCGGAAAAGGTCTGTACTGATAAAAAAATATAAACCTCTTTATGCAATTTTAAGTGTCATATTGGTTTACTTTATTATCTTCCGTTACATACCTATTATTATGGGTGTTATCTTATCTTTGCAGGATTTCAAACTTGGTAATACTCTGCTTTCGGCGAAATTTGTCGGATTAGACAACTTTACCCGGGTTTTTACAGATCCCGACATTCTAAAGATTATTAGAAATACGATACTTTTAAGTATTTATAAATTAATATGGGGATTTTTCCCGCCAATTATTTTGGCCATCATGATTTTTGATATCGTATCAGTAACATATAAAAGAGTTTGTCAGACAATTGTTTATATACCCCACTTCTTTTCCTGGGTAATCGTATACGGTATCGCATATGCCTTTTTCTCCAATAGCGGTTTTATAAATTCGTTACTGTCCATCCTAGGAATGAAACATATAGATTTTCTGACCAATTCTCGGTACTTCAGATCCTTGCTTGTGGGAACAAGCATATGGAAAAATGTCGGGTGGGGTACAATTTTATATTTTGCTGCGCTGACAGGAGTAAATCCTGAACTATATGAAGCATGTAAAATTGACGGTGCCGGACCTATTCGCAGAATTACAACTGTTACGCTTCCGGCAATACTTCCTGTTATAGTTTTCAACCTTATTATTTCACTTGGTAATATCCTAAACAATGATTTTGAACAAGTTCTTCTGTTCTACAACGGAGCCGTATATGATGTCGGTGACATAATTGACACATGGGTTTACCGTATCGGTATCGGGCAGATGCAATACAGCATTGGTGCTGCTGTGGGACTTATGAAATCTTTCGTTGGGTTTATTCTTATCGTGGGATCAAATAAATTATCCCGACGTCTGACAGAACGGAGCTTATGGTAG
- a CDS encoding glycosyl hydrolase family 28-related protein, with the protein MKKLLLLIVSAAILLSGCSAEKSDKSASSLSEFKPESKINNHVSVDDFGAVGDGTTDDYEAIQEALDYIYSNGGGTVYFTSGKTYLISKSLFIRDYTNIYAYGATIKAKGSIGLLVNQGDGEEPTGYSGHSHIMVEGGIWDCDAHSFEDGLGTNYGQNGISFTHCQDITIRDVTILNTAVYHAIELNACQNARIQDCNFLGFKLGTGNKEAIQLDVAQKNSGNKAWDGTLCNNVVITGCFTGPSERLPAHPVFVGSHATYEKNCYSDIIITNNIVNSDCGVYAYYWKDCIMTGNIFNGVGDPVHQEKSSNLVISNNIYNNTVYPQQ; encoded by the coding sequence ATGAAGAAATTACTTCTTCTTATAGTATCGGCGGCAATACTTTTGTCAGGCTGCAGTGCCGAAAAATCAGATAAATCAGCCTCATCACTTTCAGAATTTAAGCCTGAGAGTAAAATAAATAACCATGTTTCGGTAGATGATTTCGGGGCAGTGGGTGACGGAACAACTGACGATTACGAGGCTATTCAAGAAGCACTTGATTATATTTACTCAAACGGTGGAGGTACTGTTTATTTTACATCAGGAAAAACCTATTTGATATCAAAATCCCTTTTCATCAGGGATTATACCAATATTTACGCTTATGGGGCTACAATTAAGGCGAAAGGAAGCATCGGATTGCTGGTAAACCAGGGGGACGGAGAAGAACCTACTGGCTATTCTGGACACAGCCACATTATGGTGGAAGGGGGAATATGGGATTGTGATGCCCATTCCTTTGAGGATGGATTGGGTACCAATTACGGACAGAACGGTATTTCCTTTACCCATTGTCAAGATATTACCATTAGGGATGTAACCATCCTAAATACCGCCGTTTACCATGCCATCGAACTGAATGCCTGTCAAAATGCTAGAATTCAGGACTGCAACTTTTTGGGTTTTAAGCTGGGTACAGGTAATAAAGAGGCCATCCAGCTGGATGTTGCCCAGAAAAATTCCGGAAACAAGGCATGGGATGGTACTTTGTGCAATAATGTGGTGATAACCGGTTGTTTTACAGGTCCTTCGGAACGACTACCGGCTCATCCGGTATTCGTGGGATCACATGCTACATACGAGAAAAACTGTTATTCCGATATTATCATAACAAACAATATTGTTAACTCTGATTGTGGCGTGTATGCTTATTATTGGAAAGACTGCATTATGACAGGAAACATTTTTAATGGCGTAGGTGATCCGGTACACCAGGAAAAAAGCAGTAATTTGGTGATTTCTAACAATATCTATAATAATACAGTCTATCCGCAGCAGTAA
- a CDS encoding IS110 family transposase produces MNFRPMAGIDVGKFFSEMAILSPSNEVIARMKIRHDSSSDVERAVKLLKKTEKDFDSRPFVVMESTGHYHKILFHSLCKAGFEVSIINPIQTDSIKNIGIRKVKNDKVDARKIALLYRFQELKTTNIPDEDIECLRSLCRQYYKLSDELTAYKNRLTGIVDQLMLNFKDVFPNIFSKAALAVLEKYPTPVHILKANRNKLIALIQKNSRRSLKWSTAKYELLVSKAREFAPLSINNSSNIAMLGVYISMIKTLEENLEKVLKAIRSLIAEDMAKDIPMLALTLELLQSIPGIGLISAVTILAEIGDFSAFSKPGKLVAYFGIDPSVMQSGEFTGTQNKMSKRGSRLLRRVLFTIALANIRTKRDKTACNPVLMEYYKNKCQNKPKKVALGAVMRKLVNYIFAVLRDRKPYQLRSPQEHAKNLAAKHTAA; encoded by the coding sequence ATGAATTTCAGACCTATGGCAGGAATCGATGTAGGTAAATTCTTTAGTGAGATGGCAATTCTTTCTCCATCCAATGAAGTAATTGCCCGCATGAAGATCCGCCATGATTCCAGTTCTGACGTTGAAAGAGCCGTTAAATTACTGAAAAAAACGGAAAAGGACTTTGATTCTAGGCCTTTCGTCGTCATGGAATCCACCGGGCACTATCACAAAATCCTTTTCCATTCACTTTGTAAAGCTGGATTTGAGGTTTCCATCATAAACCCCATCCAAACTGATTCTATCAAAAATATTGGAATCAGGAAAGTGAAAAATGATAAAGTTGATGCCCGGAAAATTGCCCTGCTATACAGATTTCAGGAGCTTAAAACTACTAATATCCCAGATGAAGATATTGAATGTCTGCGAAGCCTTTGCCGACAGTACTACAAGCTCTCTGACGAACTTACTGCCTACAAAAACAGGCTTACAGGTATTGTTGACCAACTCATGCTAAACTTCAAGGATGTATTCCCTAACATCTTTTCAAAGGCTGCTCTCGCAGTATTAGAAAAATATCCTACGCCTGTGCATATTCTTAAAGCCAACAGAAACAAGTTGATTGCACTGATACAAAAGAATTCCCGCAGAAGCCTTAAGTGGTCAACTGCAAAGTATGAGCTTTTGGTCTCCAAGGCCAGAGAATTTGCACCTTTGAGCATTAATAACTCTTCAAATATTGCCATGCTTGGGGTGTATATCTCTATGATTAAAACCTTGGAGGAAAACCTTGAGAAAGTCCTCAAAGCCATTCGTTCATTGATTGCTGAAGATATGGCAAAGGACATACCCATGCTGGCACTGACTCTCGAGCTTCTACAAAGCATTCCAGGTATAGGACTTATCTCTGCTGTTACCATTCTGGCTGAAATTGGCGACTTTTCAGCTTTTTCAAAGCCAGGCAAGCTAGTTGCTTATTTCGGCATTGACCCCTCTGTAATGCAGTCCGGAGAGTTTACCGGCACACAAAACAAGATGTCAAAAAGGGGGTCAAGGCTGCTTCGCAGGGTACTTTTCACAATTGCTCTTGCTAATATCCGCACTAAGCGTGACAAAACAGCTTGCAACCCTGTACTGATGGAATATTACAAAAACAAATGCCAGAACAAGCCTAAAAAAGTGGCCTTAGGAGCTGTTATGCGTAAGCTTGTTAATTATATTTTTGCTGTTCTTAGGGATAGAAAGCCTTATCAGCTACGTAGCCCTCAGGAACATGCGAAGAATCTTGCAGCAAAGCATACAGCAGCTTAA
- the aroC gene encoding chorismate synthase, with amino-acid sequence MSGSIFGKVFQISTWGESHGKALGVVIDGCPAGISLCEEDIQKDLDKRKPGNSPFSTPRKEDDRVEILSGVFEGKTTGTPISLIVHNTNQRSSDYTEISRLYRPGHADYTYDQKYGFRDYRGGGRSSGRETTARVAAGAVAKKILSELGVSILTYTLSIGPVQIDKTKFDADQIYKNFLAMPDADAAQKAAEFLMKQKESEDSSGGIVECVVTGLPAGVGEPVFEKLDAMLGKAIFSIGAVKGVEFGSGFKASSMSGSENNDFYRFDEKGELTKLTNNSGGILGGISDGFPIILRAAFKPTPSIHKTQKTVNKQGENIDIQVEGRHDPVIVPRAVIVVESMVALTLVDYLFQRVFSRMDLIKKALS; translated from the coding sequence ATGTCGGGATCAATTTTCGGAAAAGTTTTTCAAATAAGCACCTGGGGTGAATCCCATGGCAAAGCCCTTGGGGTGGTTATTGACGGATGCCCTGCCGGCATTTCACTGTGCGAGGAAGATATACAGAAAGACCTGGACAAACGCAAGCCGGGAAATTCTCCTTTTTCTACACCCAGGAAGGAAGATGACAGGGTAGAAATCCTCTCCGGGGTATTTGAGGGCAAAACCACAGGGACTCCCATATCCCTTATTGTGCATAATACAAACCAGCGTTCCTCCGACTATACGGAAATATCCAGGCTATACCGTCCCGGTCATGCTGATTATACCTATGACCAGAAGTATGGATTTAGGGATTACCGGGGAGGAGGACGTTCCTCCGGACGGGAAACCACAGCCCGCGTGGCTGCCGGGGCAGTGGCAAAAAAAATATTGTCAGAGCTGGGAGTCAGCATACTCACCTATACCCTGTCCATCGGACCGGTGCAGATAGATAAGACCAAATTTGATGCAGATCAGATATACAAAAACTTTTTGGCCATGCCGGACGCCGACGCTGCTCAAAAGGCGGCTGAATTCCTGATGAAGCAAAAGGAATCCGAAGATTCTTCCGGCGGGATAGTTGAATGCGTAGTTACAGGACTGCCTGCCGGAGTGGGTGAACCTGTATTTGAAAAGCTGGATGCGATGCTGGGAAAGGCCATTTTTTCCATCGGAGCCGTAAAAGGCGTAGAATTTGGCAGCGGATTCAAAGCTTCCTCCATGTCGGGATCGGAGAATAACGATTTCTACCGTTTTGATGAAAAGGGAGAGCTGACAAAGCTCACCAACAACTCGGGAGGAATTTTAGGCGGGATAAGCGACGGTTTCCCCATAATTTTGAGGGCAGCATTCAAACCCACCCCATCGATACACAAAACCCAGAAGACGGTCAACAAGCAGGGGGAAAACATCGATATACAGGTGGAAGGCCGCCACGACCCGGTTATTGTCCCCCGAGCGGTTATCGTCGTAGAGTCAATGGTGGCCCTGACTCTCGTGGATTACCTGTTTCAAAGGGTTTTTTCCAGGATGGATCTTATAAAAAAGGCTCTTTCATAA
- a CDS encoding glycosyl hydrolase family 28-related protein, protein MPVLRTMQDKNKNIKFPNTIMVSVDDYGAAGDGMTDDHIAIQQALDDVFYAGGGTVYFTPGKIYLTTAAFFVRDYTNIYAYGAIIKAKGTTELLVNQGRGEEPTGYSGHSHIVVEGGTWDCDAADGSTGTNYGQNGISFTHCEDIVIKQVTVLNTAVYHAIEYNACRRSKILNCTLMGFKRGNADKEAIQLDVALKNSGNKAWDGTVCHDIEISGCICKASERLPAHPIFVGSHTTYENNYYTGIIVKDNVVDSGCGISCYYWENCIISGNIITGKGVGIETKYSNNIIITDNIFGGSIHYRL, encoded by the coding sequence ATGCCGGTATTGAGAACAATGCAGGATAAAAATAAAAATATAAAGTTTCCAAATACAATAATGGTTTCAGTGGATGATTATGGCGCTGCAGGTGACGGTATGACCGATGATCATATTGCCATACAGCAGGCGCTGGACGATGTTTTTTATGCTGGAGGAGGAACAGTATATTTTACGCCGGGGAAAATCTATTTAACAACGGCTGCTTTTTTTGTAAGGGACTATACTAATATATATGCCTATGGTGCTATAATTAAAGCGAAAGGAACCACAGAGCTTTTGGTGAATCAGGGAAGAGGTGAAGAACCTACTGGATATTCCGGTCACAGTCATATAGTAGTGGAAGGCGGAACGTGGGATTGCGATGCTGCCGATGGCAGCACAGGGACTAATTACGGCCAGAACGGAATTTCCTTTACCCATTGTGAAGATATTGTAATTAAGCAGGTTACTGTTTTAAACACGGCTGTATATCATGCTATTGAATACAATGCCTGCAGGCGCTCTAAAATTCTAAATTGCACCCTGATGGGTTTTAAGAGGGGAAATGCAGATAAAGAAGCCATACAATTGGATGTTGCCTTAAAAAACTCCGGAAATAAAGCATGGGATGGCACGGTATGCCATGATATTGAAATTTCGGGATGCATCTGCAAAGCTTCTGAACGTTTGCCGGCTCATCCGATATTTGTAGGGTCTCATACCACCTATGAGAACAATTACTATACCGGAATTATTGTAAAAGACAATGTGGTGGATTCAGGGTGCGGGATATCCTGTTATTATTGGGAAAACTGTATCATCAGCGGAAATATTATTACTGGGAAGGGTGTTGGAATAGAAACTAAATATAGCAACAATATTATCATTACCGACAACATTTTTGGAGGTAGCATCCATTATCGCTTGTAA
- a CDS encoding carbohydrate ABC transporter permease — translation MNASRKNRIKLSKSDLVYQIIIFTVVGIVAFICVFPLLYVVGMSLTSEGEMIRRNYFVIIPHDPTLRAYQTVFSQASIGSAMLVSIGRTLLGSVASLVFPILGGYILSRIDLPGRKAFLIFFIITMILSGGMIPTYLLMKKLHLINTFWVYIIPAMGSCYNMLIIKMFVENMPLDIMESADLDGASELQKMMYIAIPLLVPTICAIWLFSAVGQWNSWFDVMLYIHNPKLYSLSYVVKQLMTSFTFTDTTANLQPLDRMTPEGLKMASVVIAVVPILCIYPFLQKYFIYGVYTGSVKG, via the coding sequence ATGAATGCATCACGTAAAAATCGAATCAAACTTTCGAAGTCGGACTTAGTTTATCAAATCATTATTTTCACTGTGGTTGGTATTGTAGCTTTCATTTGTGTTTTTCCCCTTCTATATGTGGTCGGCATGTCTCTTACCTCCGAGGGTGAAATGATACGGAGAAATTATTTTGTCATAATTCCTCACGACCCAACTCTGCGTGCATACCAAACTGTTTTTTCCCAAGCCAGCATCGGATCTGCCATGCTTGTAAGTATCGGGCGCACTCTGCTTGGCTCTGTGGCTTCCCTGGTGTTTCCGATACTTGGCGGATATATACTTTCCAGAATCGATCTTCCCGGACGTAAAGCATTTCTTATTTTTTTCATTATAACAATGATTTTAAGCGGAGGAATGATTCCAACTTACTTATTGATGAAAAAACTTCATTTGATAAACACTTTTTGGGTTTACATAATTCCTGCCATGGGAAGTTGCTATAATATGCTGATTATTAAAATGTTTGTAGAAAATATGCCACTGGACATTATGGAATCTGCCGACCTGGACGGAGCATCAGAACTTCAGAAGATGATGTATATAGCTATTCCGTTGCTGGTACCGACAATCTGTGCTATTTGGCTTTTTTCTGCCGTAGGCCAGTGGAATTCCTGGTTTGATGTAATGCTGTATATACATAATCCTAAGTTATATTCACTTTCATATGTGGTCAAGCAACTTATGACCAGTTTTACATTCACCGACACAACGGCCAATTTACAGCCTCTTGACCGTATGACTCCGGAAGGACTGAAAATGGCCTCTGTAGTTATAGCAGTAGTACCTATCCTATGTATATATCCATTCCTTCAGAAATATTTTATTTACGGCGTATATACCGGGTCTGTCAAAGGATAA
- a CDS encoding extracellular solute-binding protein, with amino-acid sequence MKKLSVLLVLVLLIFMVAGCGGKSSSTNESTFTTQPSTEEGSSSGTASETGSNTVTVPNFEEIEFPDSLPTKIIFGNSEDYAYDDLSAHYTVSILTTNNGVASPSRENDPICQWLEKKFNLTINFETCSSSDLPTIISTRFASGDAPDFFTAPDQNVATTLYEAGQLVDGRKIYPYMPLTAKYTTKNMIKALTSTVDGGLPCVTHYAFQDAVWGFAIRKDWLDKFGMKEPTTEDELLAFAKACTEDDPDGNGVDDTYFMIGACSGNSVTSGMMKGWPSMFGNPETHVENGQLVDPMLDGTRKKCLEFLNKLYTSGYLHPDWYTISWEKAKSYTHNDKIGMVYYPPADLLGEYTTAKNQSEDSLDVWKFLEKPPIENGKFVASGSLGKLFCFSSKGFEDEGKLKRVAHMIDTMTVGGENFFHTVQGGSDEIYSEFGKPVESHRTWTYNDDGTFMFYTDASGWPWNDNNYIVSLTGWQNIGWGASYERKPTNTGNEFADALNVRRNAFSDIIAKYDRWPNDGLISSVSVESIAPGLTDFVNARELEFVLGKTSFSEWDNYVNEWLTRGGKDVIAAKAAKLGVDVPDYAK; translated from the coding sequence ATGAAGAAGCTTTCTGTTTTGTTAGTGTTGGTATTGTTAATTTTCATGGTAGCCGGCTGTGGAGGAAAGAGCTCAAGTACAAATGAATCCACTTTCACAACCCAGCCTTCTACCGAAGAGGGGTCTTCTTCTGGCACTGCTTCTGAAACAGGCAGCAACACAGTAACGGTTCCGAATTTTGAGGAGATAGAATTTCCGGACTCTTTGCCTACAAAAATTATTTTTGGCAACAGTGAGGATTATGCGTATGACGATTTGTCGGCACACTACACTGTTTCCATCTTAACTACCAACAACGGTGTTGCTTCTCCGTCGAGAGAAAACGATCCGATCTGTCAGTGGTTGGAAAAGAAATTCAACCTTACAATTAACTTTGAGACCTGCAGCAGTTCGGATCTTCCCACCATTATTTCCACTCGTTTTGCAAGTGGAGACGCACCTGATTTCTTCACGGCTCCTGATCAAAACGTGGCAACCACTTTGTACGAAGCAGGTCAGTTGGTTGACGGAAGAAAAATTTATCCGTATATGCCTCTTACGGCAAAGTACACCACAAAGAATATGATAAAAGCTTTGACCAGCACTGTTGACGGTGGACTTCCATGTGTAACCCACTATGCATTCCAGGATGCCGTATGGGGCTTTGCCATCCGCAAGGATTGGCTGGATAAATTTGGCATGAAAGAGCCAACTACTGAAGATGAACTTTTGGCATTTGCTAAAGCTTGTACAGAAGATGATCCGGACGGAAACGGTGTAGACGATACCTATTTTATGATTGGCGCTTGCTCCGGTAATTCAGTGACCAGCGGCATGATGAAGGGATGGCCAAGCATGTTTGGCAATCCGGAAACCCATGTTGAAAACGGCCAACTGGTAGATCCCATGCTTGACGGAACCCGTAAAAAATGCCTTGAATTTTTAAACAAACTTTATACAAGCGGATATCTGCATCCCGACTGGTACACCATCTCCTGGGAAAAAGCCAAGTCTTATACTCATAACGATAAAATAGGCATGGTTTATTACCCACCGGCAGATCTTTTAGGTGAATATACCACAGCCAAGAATCAATCGGAAGATTCCCTTGATGTATGGAAGTTCCTGGAGAAGCCGCCGATTGAAAACGGAAAATTTGTTGCTTCCGGAAGCCTTGGAAAACTGTTCTGCTTTTCATCCAAAGGCTTTGAAGATGAAGGCAAGCTGAAGAGAGTTGCCCATATGATTGATACAATGACTGTTGGCGGCGAAAACTTCTTTCATACTGTACAGGGCGGAAGTGACGAAATCTACAGTGAATTCGGCAAGCCTGTGGAATCTCACAGAACCTGGACATATAATGATGATGGTACATTTATGTTCTATACCGATGCATCTGGGTGGCCCTGGAATGATAATAACTATATTGTGAGTTTGACAGGATGGCAGAACATCGGATGGGGAGCTTCATATGAACGTAAACCCACTAACACCGGAAACGAATTTGCTGATGCCCTTAATGTAAGGCGTAATGCTTTCAGTGATATTATCGCAAAGTATGACAGATGGCCTAATGATGGCCTGATAAGCAGCGTTTCCGTTGAATCAATTGCTCCTGGACTTACGGATTTCGTGAACGCCCGCGAGCTTGAATTTGTCCTTGGAAAAACTTCTTTCAGCGAATGGGATAACTATGTTAATGAGTGGCTTACAAGAGGTGGAAAAGATGTTATTGCCGCTAAAGCTGCTAAACTTGGTGTGGATGTTCCTGATTATGCAAAATAA
- a CDS encoding CCA tRNA nucleotidyltransferase, with protein MDNRINFSIPPEALHIINTLNAHGFEAYAVGGCVRDSILGRKPQDWDITTNAKPHQIKGIFQKTVDTGIKHGTVTVLDGGCGIEVTTYRIDGEYKDNRRPESVQFTSSLTDDLSRRDFTINSIAYHPSEGIVDPFNGLEDIRNKTIRTVGHPDNRFHEDALRMLRAVRFSAQLDFEVHGDTLDAIKRNHSLIKNISWERTRDELTKLLTSEHPFRLALLHDTGLLQHVLPEFDLCFHITQNHPYHVYNVAIHTLHAVASIEATTILRWAMLLHDTGKAVTKTTDRNNIDHFYGHPKKSEEIAIKVLKRLRFDAKSTDLICRLIKHHDMDIKPTHKSVRRAVRSIGDDIFWDLLKVQEADRKAQNPEKLPPRQKMLNEIRNIYREIKESNQCLSLKELAIDGSDLLKAGFSQGPHIGKVLNRLLDAVIDDPELNRRDKLLELAKKYRAN; from the coding sequence TTGGATAACCGTATAAATTTTTCCATACCTCCTGAAGCACTGCACATAATAAATACTTTGAATGCTCATGGTTTTGAGGCATATGCAGTGGGAGGCTGTGTAAGAGACAGCATACTGGGGCGCAAGCCTCAGGACTGGGATATAACCACCAATGCAAAGCCCCATCAGATAAAGGGGATTTTTCAAAAGACCGTTGATACAGGCATAAAGCACGGTACTGTCACCGTATTGGACGGAGGATGCGGCATTGAGGTGACGACTTACCGGATTGACGGGGAATACAAGGACAATCGCAGACCGGAAAGCGTTCAATTCACCTCGTCCCTTACCGATGACTTAAGCCGCAGGGATTTTACCATAAATTCCATTGCCTATCACCCCTCCGAAGGCATTGTGGACCCTTTTAACGGCCTGGAGGACATACGGAATAAAACCATCCGCACCGTAGGCCACCCCGACAACAGATTCCATGAAGATGCGCTAAGGATGTTGAGAGCGGTGCGCTTTTCAGCACAGCTGGATTTTGAAGTGCATGGAGACACTCTTGATGCCATAAAAAGAAACCACAGCCTCATAAAGAACATAAGCTGGGAGAGAACCCGGGATGAACTCACAAAATTATTAACCTCGGAACATCCCTTCAGGCTGGCACTGCTTCATGATACCGGGCTGCTGCAGCATGTGCTTCCGGAGTTTGACCTATGCTTCCACATTACCCAGAATCATCCCTATCATGTGTATAATGTTGCAATTCACACCCTTCATGCCGTAGCAAGCATTGAAGCCACTACCATCCTCAGGTGGGCCATGCTGCTCCACGACACGGGCAAGGCAGTTACCAAGACCACAGACAGGAATAACATCGATCATTTTTACGGGCACCCTAAAAAGAGTGAGGAAATTGCCATAAAGGTGCTGAAACGGTTACGTTTTGACGCAAAAAGCACTGATCTGATATGCCGGCTGATTAAACATCACGATATGGACATAAAGCCCACGCATAAATCTGTCAGAAGGGCGGTAAGATCCATAGGCGACGATATTTTTTGGGATCTTCTTAAGGTTCAGGAAGCCGACCGCAAGGCTCAAAACCCCGAGAAGCTGCCGCCACGGCAAAAGATGCTGAACGAAATAAGGAATATTTACAGGGAAATAAAAGAAAGCAACCAGTGCCTCTCATTAAAAGAGCTGGCCATCGACGGCTCGGATCTCCTAAAGGCAGGATTCAGCCAGGGACCGCATATAGGTAAAGTGCTCAACAGGTTGCTGGACGCAGTGATAGATGATCCGGAGCTGAACCGCAGGGACAAGCTGCTGGAACTGGCAAAAAAGTACCGGGCAAACTGA
- a CDS encoding iron-containing alcohol dehydrogenase: protein MPRFTLPRDIYYGKNAIEELRNLKGYKRAMIVTGGSSMQKFGFLDKLENVLKEAGLETKVFEGVEPDPSVETVMKGAKAMQEFEPDVIISIGGGSPIDAAKAMWVFYEYPELTFEDIKTPFSMPKLRKKAIFVAIPSTSGTATEVTAFSVITDYSTKIKYPLADFEITPDIAILDSSIPMTMPKTLVAHTGMDAMTHALEAYVASARSKFSDPLAMEAISMIFDNLVDSYNGDEEARGEMHIAQCLAGMAFSNALLGIAHSIAHKTGAQYNLPHGCCNAILLPHVIKFNSKVCMSRYAEVARKLGLPGGTEKQLVDSLINAINELNAKIGIAPTFKENGVSEELFKSTVDFIAENAALDPCTGSNPRKCTAEDLKKIIECAYYGKVVEF, encoded by the coding sequence ATGCCAAGATTCACACTGCCAAGAGACATTTATTATGGTAAGAATGCCATCGAAGAGTTAAGAAACCTCAAAGGTTACAAGAGAGCCATGATTGTAACCGGAGGATCTTCAATGCAGAAGTTTGGTTTCCTTGATAAGCTGGAGAATGTTTTAAAAGAGGCAGGCTTGGAAACCAAGGTATTTGAAGGTGTTGAGCCGGATCCTTCTGTTGAAACCGTTATGAAAGGCGCAAAGGCCATGCAGGAATTTGAGCCTGATGTTATCATTTCCATCGGAGGAGGCTCTCCAATAGATGCCGCCAAAGCAATGTGGGTTTTCTATGAATACCCGGAGTTGACTTTCGAAGACATAAAAACGCCTTTCTCAATGCCGAAGCTTAGAAAAAAAGCAATATTTGTGGCAATACCTTCTACCAGTGGAACAGCTACAGAGGTAACCGCATTTTCAGTAATAACCGACTATTCTACTAAGATAAAGTACCCTCTTGCAGATTTTGAGATAACTCCTGATATTGCAATATTGGACAGCAGCATACCCATGACAATGCCTAAGACACTGGTTGCCCATACCGGAATGGACGCTATGACTCATGCGCTGGAAGCATATGTTGCCTCCGCCAGGTCGAAATTCTCCGATCCGTTGGCGATGGAAGCAATATCCATGATATTTGACAATCTGGTGGACTCTTATAACGGGGATGAAGAGGCAAGGGGCGAAATGCATATTGCCCAGTGCCTTGCCGGAATGGCATTCAGCAATGCATTGCTGGGAATAGCTCATAGCATTGCCCATAAGACAGGAGCACAGTACAACCTGCCCCATGGGTGCTGCAACGCTATACTGCTGCCTCATGTTATTAAATTCAATTCAAAGGTGTGCATGAGCAGATATGCGGAAGTTGCAAGGAAGCTTGGCCTCCCGGGAGGAACGGAAAAACAGCTTGTGGATTCACTGATTAATGCCATCAATGAGCTTAATGCCAAGATTGGCATAGCACCTACCTTCAAAGAAAATGGTGTGTCTGAAGAGCTGTTCAAATCCACCGTTGACTTTATTGCGGAAAATGCCGCTCTGGATCCATGCACAGGTTCAAACCCGAGGAAATGTACTGCAGAAGATCTGAAGAAGATTATTGAGTGTGCATACTACGGAAAGGTCGTAGAATTCTGA